In Pseudomonas saponiphila, the genomic stretch CAACAGCGCCAGGCCCAGCGCCGGGCGCACTGGCGAACCTTTCCGGCGGCCCTGGGGCTGGTGCTGGCGCTTCAGGCCGGCTACACCGCGGTGCTGTTGTGCGGGCTCTACGCGGTGCTCGGCGGCAGCCTCGGCGCCGTGCAATACCTGGCCCTGGCGGTGCTTGCCACCTGCCTGGTGGAGCCCATGGGCGCCCTGGTCAACCTGGGCACCAGCCTGCGCCAGACCCGCCATGGCCTGGACAGTCTGCGCCAGTTGCTGGACCTGGCGCCGCTGCCGGAACCGGCCTGGCCCCAGGTGCCGGCCGATCGGCGCCTGGAGGTTCGCCAGCTGGGCCTGGAGCGCCAGGGGCGGGCGATCCTGCAAGACATCAGCTTCACGCTGGAGCCGGGTTCGCTGAACCTGCTGGTGGGGCCATCCGGTTCCGGCAAGTCGAGCCTGCTGCGGTTGCTGGCGCGTTTTTGCGATGTCAGCCACGGCGCGATCCTGCTGGGCGGTGTCGATCTGCGTCAGCTGTCGGCCAGTCAGCGTGATCGGGACATCGCCCTGATGTTCCAGGACTGCCCGCCGCTGGCCGCCAGCCTGCTGGACAACCTGCGCCTGGGCCGCCCCGAGGCCAGCGAAGCGCAACTGCTGGACGCGGCCCGCGCCACCGGCCTCGACCGGCTGGCCCAGCGCCTGCCCCAAGGCTGGCAGACCCGGGTCGGCGAGGGCGGGGTGAGCCTTTCCGGCGGCGAACGCCAGTGCCTGGCCCTGGCCCGGGTCATGCTCAAGGACGCCACGCTGATCCTGCTGGATGAGCCCACCGCCGCCCTGGACGCCATCAGCGAGGCCCGGGTCAACCAGAGCCTGCGGCAGCTGGCGCGCAAGCACACGGTGCTGCTGGCGACCCACAAACCGACCCTGGCTCCGTGCGCCGGGCAGATCCTGGTACTGGACCAGGGCCGTCTGGCCCAGCACGGCAGCCACAGCCAACTGATGGCGGCTCCCGGCCGTTATCGCCAGTTGTTTCACGAGCGCGAGGCGATCAATCGCTGGCGCTTGCGCACACCTTCTTCCGTACCCCAAAGGACCGTCCACCATGACTGATAACCCAGCACTGGCACGCGCCCATCCAGCGCCCGCCGGCCTGAGTCATTCACCCCAAGGACTCTGCGCAGGCATCGCCCGCTTGCTCGGCTACGAGCCCGGCGACCTTGAAGCGGATGCGTCGCTGATCGAGCAGGGCCTCGACTCGGTGAGCATCATGCGCCTGCCGGCACTGCTGGCCAGCGAAGGCGTGACCCTGAGCTTCGCCGAGCTGATCCAGCAGCCGACCCTGGCCGCCTGGTGGGCGCTGATCGAGGCCCGCCGCGGCCTCGCGGCGCCGCGCCTGCAGGCCGTGGCCAGCGCTCCCGCCAGCGGCGATTTTGCCCTGACCCCGCTGCAACAGGCCTACTGGTTCGGCCGCGAGCCGGGCCTGCCCCTGGGCGGCATCGGTTGCCACCTGTACCAGGAACTGGATGGCCACGGCCTTGAGCCGCAGCGCCTGGAGCAAGCATTGCAGCGCCTGTGCCAGCGCCATCCGATGCTGCGCGCCTGTTTCATCAGCGACAGCTGCCAGCGCATCCTGCCCCAGAGCCCCTGGCCCGGGCTGACCGTGCACGACCTGCGCCAGGCGTCCTGCGTCGGCGCCGCCGAGGCCCTGGAGCAGATCCGTGAAAGCCTCTCGCACCGACGCCTGGACGTCAGTCGCGGGCAGGTGTTCGACGTGCAACTGAGCCTGCTGCCCGAAGGCCGCAGCCGCCTGCACCTGAATATCGATCTGCTGGTGGCCGACGTGCTCAGCATCGGCATCCTGCTGCGCGACCTGGCGCTGATCCACGCCGGCCAGGAGCAGCGCCTGCCGGCCCTGGAGTGGAACTTCGCCGACTACCTGCGGGCCGAGCAGGCGCTGCGTGCGCCGCAGGTGGCGGCGGCCCGGGACTATTGGCTGGAGCGCCTGGAGGATCTGCCGGACGGCCCGCAGTTGCCCCTGGCCCAGGAGCCGCAGCAGCTCGGCACGCCGCGTTTTCGCCGGCTGGCGATGCGCCTGAACCACGAGCAGTTGCAGGCCCTGGAACGGCGTGCCCGGCAACAGGGCCTGACCCTGGCCAGCGTGCTCGCCTGCGCCTATGCCCAGGTGCTGGGGCGCTGGAGCGCCAGCCAGCACTTCCTGCTCAACGTGCCGCTGTTCGACCGCCAGGAACTGCACCCCTGCGTGCCCCATCTGCTGGCGGATTTCTCCAACCTGGTGCTGCTGGAAGTCGACCTGCGCCAGCCCGCGTCCTTCAGCCAGCAGGCGTTGGCGCTGCAGGCCCAGCTGCACCGCGACATCGCCCACAGCGCCTGGCCCGGGGTCGAGGTGCTGCGCGAGCGTGCGCGGCTGAGCCAGGGTGGCGGCCAGGGCGCGCCGGTGGTGTTCGCCTGCAACCTGGGCCCGGCCTTTGTCGACGCCACCTGCCGCGAGCAACTGGGTGAACCCGGCTGGGCCCTGTCGCAGACGCCCCAGGTCTGGCTCGACCACCAGAGCTACCCGCTGGCCGATGGCTTGCTGCTGAACTGGGACGCGGTGCAGGGGCTGTTCCCCGAAGGCCTGCTGGAGCAGATGTTCGACGCCTACCGCGCCTTGCTGTTGTGGCTGTGCGCCAACGACTGGCAGCAGCCGGCGCCCTTGCCACTGCCGGCGGCGCAGCAGCAACGGCGCCAGAAGGTCAATGCCACTGCACACGCCACGCCCGCGCAGTGCCTGCACCAAGGGTTTTTCCAACAGGCGCGCCAGCACCCCGAGGCGTTGGCGCTGATCGACGACCAGGGCCGCCTGGGCTACGCCGAGCTGGCGCGGCAGGCCCTGCAACTGGCCGGGGCGCTGGTGCAGTGGGGCGTGCAGCCCGGTGACGCGGTGGCGATCACCCTGCCCAAGGGCCGCGAACAGGTGATCGCGGTGCTGGGGATTCTCGCCGCCGGGGCGGTCTATGTGCCGGTGGGCATCGAGCAGCCGCCGGCACGCCGCGACATGATCTATCAGCGCGCCGGCGCGCGGGTGGTGATCACCGATCAGGCCCACCGCGAGGGCGGCATCTGGCTGGCCGAGCTGCGGGTGGTGACCCTGGCCCAGGCGCTTGTCGCACCAGCGCTGGAGCAGCCCCGACAGGTAGCGGCGGATGCCCTGGCCTATGTGATCTTCACCTCGGGCACCACCGGCGAGCCCAAGGGCGTCGAGCTGTCTCATCAGGCGGCGATGAACACCGTCGCCGCGATCAACCGGCGTTACCAGGTCAGCGCCGAGGACCGGGTGCTGGGGCTCTCGGCCCTGGATTTCGACCTGTCGGTGTACGACCTGTTCGGCCCGTTGAGTGTCGGCGGCGCCCTGGTTCTGCCGGCGGACAACCTGCGCAAGGAGCCCCGGGAATGGCTGCGGCTGATCCGCGAACAGCAAGTGAGCCTGTGGAACTCGGTGCCGGCGCTGCTGGAGATGCTAACCCTGCAAGTGCGCGATGGCGGCGGGCTCGGGGCACTGCGCCTGGCCATGGTGTCCGGCGACTGGGTCGGCCTCGACCTGCCGCGGCGCCTGGAACAGGCGGCGGGGCGCCACGTGCCGTTCGTGGCCCTGGGTGGCGCCACCGAGGCGGCGATCTGGTCCAACTATCAGGAGGTGGCGGCGGTGCCCGCCCATTGGCGCTCGATCCCCTACGGCCGGCCCCTGGACAACCAGTGCTTCCGGGTGGTGGACAGCCAGGGCCGGGACTGCCCGGACTGGGTACCTGGCGAGCTGTGGATCGGCGGCGCCGGGGTGGCCGCCGGTTATCGCGGCCTGCCGACCCTCAGCGCCCAGCGCTTTGTCGAGCATGACGGCGGGCGCTGGTACCGCACCGGCGACCAGGGCCGCTACTGGGCCGACGGCAGCCTGGAGTTTCTCGGGCGCCTGGACCATCAGGTCAAGGTCCGCGGCTTTCGCATCGAGCTGGCGGAAATCGACCTGGCCCTGGAGCGCCATCCGGCCATCGACCGCGCGCTGAGCCTGGTACTGCCCGGCAGCGAACCGCAGCTGGCGGCGGTACTGCTGGCCCGGGAGCCGCTGCCCGAATCCCAGGCCCTGCGCCAGTGGCTGGGGCAATGGCTGCCCGAGCACATGCTTCCGGACACTTGGCTGAGCCTGTCCGCGCTGCCTCTGAGCGCCAACGGCAAGGTCGATCGCGCGGCGCTGTTGTGGCTGCTGCAGGAGCAGCGTCGGGGCATCCAGCCGCACAGCGCCGAAGCGCCCCAAGGGGCGTGGGAAGAGGCCGTGGCCGCGCTGTGGCAGGAGTTGCTGCACGTGCCCCAGGTCGGTCGCCACCAGGGCTTTTTTGCCCTGGGCGGCAACAGCCTGCTGGCGGCCCGCCTGATCGAACGCATCGCCCGGCAGTTCCAGCTGGAACTGTCGCTCAAGGATTTTTTCAACGCGGCCACCGTGGCCCTGCAGGGGCAGTTGCTCGCCTCGCGCCAGGCACAGCGGCCCGTCAATCAGAACGCAATGGTGGAGGGCGTGTTATGACGCTGCAGCAACTGCAACAGGATCTGCAACAACTGGGCGTGGAGCTCTGGGAAGAACAGGGCCGCCTGCGTTATCGGGCCCCGGCCGGGGTCATGGACGAGGCACGCCTGCAACAGCTGCGCGAGCACAAGGAAGGGTTGCTGCAACAGCTGCAGGCGGCGCAGTTGCCGACCCTGGAGGCCGATCATTCGGCCCGTGAAGAACCCTTTCCGCTGACCGACGTGCAGGCCGCCTACCTGCTGGGCCGCACCAGTGCCTTCAGCTATGGCGGCGTGGCTTGCCACGGCTACCTGGAGTTCGCCCAGCACGACCTCGACCCGCGGCGCCTGGAGCAGGCCTGGAACCAGTTGATCGCCCGCCACGAGATGCTGCGGGCGGTGGTGCTGGAAGAGGGCTACCAGCGCATCCTGCCCCAGGTGCCGTATTACGCCATCGCCTGCCACGACCTGCGCGAGGACGATGGCAGCGCCTTGCAGGCCCTGCGCGAACGCATGGAACTGCGCCTCGCCACGCCGCAGCAATGGCCGCTGATCGAGCTGTGCGTGAGCCAGGGCCGCGACACCTCGCGCCTGCACCTGTCGGTGGACCTGCTGGTGTGCGACTACCAGAGCGTGCGCATGCTGCTGGCCGAACTGCAGCAGCTGTACCGTGGCGAGCCCTTGCCGGCACCGGCGCAGATCAGCTTTCGCGACTATGTGCTGGGGGAGCGGCGCCTGCGTGAGCAAGCGCGCTACCAGCGCGACCGCGACTACTGGTGGGCGCGGGTCGACAGCCTGCCGGGGGCGCCGGAACTGCCCACGCTGGGCGCGCCCAGCGGGCCGCGCTTTCTGCGCCGGGCCATGAGCCTGCAGGCCCGCGACTGCAACGCCCTGCGCCTGAACGCGGCGGCGGCCGGGGTCGGGGTGTCGGCGGCGATCCTCTCGGCCTACGCCGAAACCCTCGGGCGCTGGAGCCGGCGCGGGCATTTCTGCCTGAGCCTGACCCTGCTCAATCGCCTGTCGCTGCACCCCCAGGTGGACCGCCTGGTGGGCGACTTCAGCTCGGTGGAGCTGCTGGAAGTGCAGACCCTGCAAGGCGGCAGCTTCGGCCAGCGCAGCCAGCAGTTGCAGGAGCGCCTGTGGCAGGACATGGACCATCGCCTGTGTTCGGGCATCGAAGTGCTGCGTGAGCTGGCGCGGCGCAAGGGCCAGGAGGCGGCGCTGATGCCCTATGCCTTCACCAGCACCCTGGGCGCAGGTGGCGAGAGCGGCGGCGGGGCCTTCATGCCCGGTGCCGAGCTGGTGTTCGGCATCAGCCAGACGCCCCAGGTGCTGATCGATTGCCAGGTCAGCGAGCGGGACGACGGCCTGGCGATCAATTGGGACATCCGCGAA encodes the following:
- a CDS encoding ABC transporter ATP-binding protein — protein: MIAALLRSLQPQEAALLRRALLAMAASALAQGLALGLLPMALASALEAATARTPWLWAAAFGGFAGLCLWLRRRAQLAGYRAGAAAARSLNLRIGRHLARLPLEWFVERRGAEFNRLVTHTVAQIMSAPAHLLQPMANALLTPLALLVALWCYDLSMALAALACLPLLVLFYHWGVRWGGQAEQHSEAAAGEAAARVLEYLRQQPLLRASGRNGEGFSLLGAALQQQRQAQRRAHWRTFPAALGLVLALQAGYTAVLLCGLYAVLGGSLGAVQYLALAVLATCLVEPMGALVNLGTSLRQTRHGLDSLRQLLDLAPLPEPAWPQVPADRRLEVRQLGLERQGRAILQDISFTLEPGSLNLLVGPSGSGKSSLLRLLARFCDVSHGAILLGGVDLRQLSASQRDRDIALMFQDCPPLAASLLDNLRLGRPEASEAQLLDAARATGLDRLAQRLPQGWQTRVGEGGVSLSGGERQCLALARVMLKDATLILLDEPTAALDAISEARVNQSLRQLARKHTVLLATHKPTLAPCAGQILVLDQGRLAQHGSHSQLMAAPGRYRQLFHEREAINRWRLRTPSSVPQRTVHHD
- a CDS encoding non-ribosomal peptide synthetase, producing MTDNPALARAHPAPAGLSHSPQGLCAGIARLLGYEPGDLEADASLIEQGLDSVSIMRLPALLASEGVTLSFAELIQQPTLAAWWALIEARRGLAAPRLQAVASAPASGDFALTPLQQAYWFGREPGLPLGGIGCHLYQELDGHGLEPQRLEQALQRLCQRHPMLRACFISDSCQRILPQSPWPGLTVHDLRQASCVGAAEALEQIRESLSHRRLDVSRGQVFDVQLSLLPEGRSRLHLNIDLLVADVLSIGILLRDLALIHAGQEQRLPALEWNFADYLRAEQALRAPQVAAARDYWLERLEDLPDGPQLPLAQEPQQLGTPRFRRLAMRLNHEQLQALERRARQQGLTLASVLACAYAQVLGRWSASQHFLLNVPLFDRQELHPCVPHLLADFSNLVLLEVDLRQPASFSQQALALQAQLHRDIAHSAWPGVEVLRERARLSQGGGQGAPVVFACNLGPAFVDATCREQLGEPGWALSQTPQVWLDHQSYPLADGLLLNWDAVQGLFPEGLLEQMFDAYRALLLWLCANDWQQPAPLPLPAAQQQRRQKVNATAHATPAQCLHQGFFQQARQHPEALALIDDQGRLGYAELARQALQLAGALVQWGVQPGDAVAITLPKGREQVIAVLGILAAGAVYVPVGIEQPPARRDMIYQRAGARVVITDQAHREGGIWLAELRVVTLAQALVAPALEQPRQVAADALAYVIFTSGTTGEPKGVELSHQAAMNTVAAINRRYQVSAEDRVLGLSALDFDLSVYDLFGPLSVGGALVLPADNLRKEPREWLRLIREQQVSLWNSVPALLEMLTLQVRDGGGLGALRLAMVSGDWVGLDLPRRLEQAAGRHVPFVALGGATEAAIWSNYQEVAAVPAHWRSIPYGRPLDNQCFRVVDSQGRDCPDWVPGELWIGGAGVAAGYRGLPTLSAQRFVEHDGGRWYRTGDQGRYWADGSLEFLGRLDHQVKVRGFRIELAEIDLALERHPAIDRALSLVLPGSEPQLAAVLLAREPLPESQALRQWLGQWLPEHMLPDTWLSLSALPLSANGKVDRAALLWLLQEQRRGIQPHSAEAPQGAWEEAVAALWQELLHVPQVGRHQGFFALGGNSLLAARLIERIARQFQLELSLKDFFNAATVALQGQLLASRQAQRPVNQNAMVEGVL